The Candidatus Epulonipiscium sp. DNA window ATGCAAGAAAGGATTGTTGATTTTGTTTCGCGAAAATCAAAAATTTCTCAACAGCGTTTTAAAGAACTCATGCTTGATACCGGGAAGCTGGCAAAGGACGTTGGGACAATCGTCATAGGGGAAGAAGCTGTAAAAGAAAAGCTAATTGATGAGGTGGGTGGATTGGATGATGCCTTAAAAAAACTATATGCCTTAATTGAAGAAGACAAAAAATCCAAGGAGGATAAAAAGTGATTTACTCTATCATACCTAATGAGGTCATCTTTAGTGTTTTAAAAAGCGATGAAAGTTTTAAACTTGAAGAAGTAGAATACAGAGGATGCTTATTGCAAATTGCTGTAGATAGGGATAAAGGAGCAAGTATACAAAGAATCATATCCACAGATCCAAGAGATTATCTAAATCAGGAATTACAACCGGGCACTATCTTTTCTATGGAAAAAATCAACAGATTCTGAACAAAAATATAAAATCATATTACAAAAACATTTAAACAGTGTTATAATTGTGTTAAACGTGTTAGCAAAAGCTAGCACTTTTTATTTAAAAAGGGGAAGGACAAATATGAAAAGAAAGACAAGCAGCAGTACTAAAAAAAACATTAAAAAACCTATAAGCAAAGTAAAATCTCCTAGGGGACCATTGTCCCAAGAAATCCAAGGGATATTTATTTTTGCCATAGCACTTATTTTTGGAGTGGGTATATATACTAAACAGGGTGGATTAATCGGAAGATGGATTCATCACTTTTTTATGGGGATTATGGGTATTGCCGCCTATGGATTACCTATACTTATTTCCATAGCAGGGATGCTTATGCTTCTTAAGAAAATGAACAATTATACTAGGATTAAAATGGCTATGAGTTTTGCTTTATTGGTTTTGGTATCTACATTTGTCCACAGTATGAATTTAGCTTCATATTCCATAGTGGGGATAAATTTGTGGGAGAAAATAAAGTATTTTTACGGCAGAGGTAATTGGAATAATGGGGGAGTAATAGGTGCTGCATTAGGCAATTTTTTACTAAAGATAATTGGCATATATGGTACTTATATTTTAATTATCACCCTTTTTATCATAATATTTATTTTATTAACTGGTAGATCCTTCGTAGAAGGGATTATTTTAATTTCAAAATTGCTTGCAAAACAAATATGCAAGATAAAAAATCTAATACATAGCTATCAAAAGGTTCAAGAAGACAGAAGTTTAAAAAGGAAAGAAAAGCACAAAATCAAAGAAGAAAATAAAAACATATCCAGGGAAGAAAATACACCGCAAGATGAACATGTACATATAGAAGCTACTAGGGATACAGTAGAAAAAGATAAGGAAATAAAAGTATTGGATTTTGCCCAAAAACAAGAACATCAAAAAAGCAATAAGGAACCTATAAAAAAAGAAACAAAACAAAATCCAGATGTCGAAAAATCCATGGATAATATTTCTTCTGGAAATAGTCCAATAAATTATAAATTTCCTTCTATTGGTTTGTTACAACTAAACGAAAGCACTGTAACATCTAATTCTAAGAAGATGATGCTAGATAATGCCAAAAAGTTAGAAAAAACCTTATCTAGTTTTGGGGTAAATGCAAAGGTGCTACAGATTAGTAGGGGACCTGCTGTAACAAGATACGAATTGCAGCCCAGTCAGGGAGTAAAGGTAAGCAAGATTGTAAATTTAGCAGATGATATCGCCCTTAACTTAGCTGCGGCAGGAATAAGGATAGAAGCCCCAATACCCGGGAAAGCCGCTGTGGGGATAGAGGTGCCTAATAAGGAAGCACAGTCCGTATTTTTAAGAGAAGTGATTGAAGGGGATGAATTTGACAAGTTCCCATCTAAACTGGCTTTTGCCCTAGGAAAGGATATTGCCGGTAATTCTGTAGTGACAGATATTGCTAGGATGCCCCATTTGCTTATTGCAGGGGCAACCGGTTCAGGTAAGAGTGTATGTATTAATACCTTAATTACAAGTATTCTCTATAAGGCTAACCCTAATGAAGTAAAGTTATTAATGATTGACCCTAAGGTGGTTGAATTAAGTGTATATAATGGAATACCCCATCTTATGATTCCTGTTGTCACAGATCCTAAAAAAGCAGCAGGGGCCCTTAACTGGGCAGTACAGGAAATGACTAATCGCTATAAACTTTTTGCAGAAAATAATGTTAGGGATATTAAGGGTTATAATAATATGAAAAAAGATCAGACAGAAGAAGATAACGTGGAAACAATGCCCCAGATGGTGATAATCATTGATGAATTGGCGGATTTAATGATGAGCGCCCCGGGAGATGTTGAGGATGCTATTTGCCGTTTAGCACAAATGGCAAGGGCAGCAGGCATACATCTGGTGATTGCTACCCAAAGGCCTTCAGTTGATGTAATCACAGGGGTTATTAAGGCAAATATTCCTTCAAGACTTGCTTTTGCGGTTTCCTCAGGAACGGATTCTAGGACTATCTTAGATATGGTGGGGGCAGAGAAGCTCCTAGGAAAAGGTGATATGCTATTTTACCCCGTAGGAGCTTCAAAACCTGTAAGGATTCAGGGGGCGTTTATTTCTGATAAAGAAGTAGAAAGTATAGTAGAAAGTATTAAAACTACTGGAAGTGCAGAATATGATGAGGATGTACTTGAAAAAATAACATCCTCCGGCAGTCTACCCTCAGAGGGAGAGGCGGTGGATGAATTTTTAGACCAGGCAATTGAAATGGTCATCGATAAAGAAAAGGCATCTATTTCTATGCTTCAAAGATACCTAAGAATCGGATTTAATAGGGCAGCAAGGATAATGGAAGAAATGGAGCAAAGAAATATTGTAGGTCCCGATGAGGGAAGCAAACCAAGAAAAGTCCTTATTAGCAAGGAAGAATTTGAACAAATAAAATTAGACACTGGACAAAAAGCATCTAATTTGTAATACTGTAAACAGCATTTGCAAATGAAACATTTTAAAGTTTTGAGGGAGGATAACAAATGAAAAGTGATATTGAAATTGCACAGGAAGCAGCCATAAAACCTATTACTGAAATTGCTTCAAACCTTAACATCAATACGGATGATTTAGAACTATATGGAAAATACAAAGCGAAGTTATCCAATACCCTATGGGAAAAGGTAGGAAACAATAAGGATGGGAAATTAGTTTTAGTAACCGCAATTAATCCTACTCCGGCTGGAGAAGGAAAGACCACCATATCTGTCGGTCTCGGACAAGCCCTTTGTAGACTAAATAAAAAGGCTATTGTGGCTCTTCGAGAACCTTCCCTAGGGCCTTGTATGGGAGTCAAAGGGGGAGCAGCTGGGGGTGGATATGCCCAGGTGGTTCCTATGGAAGACATCAACCTTCATTTTACAGGGGATATCCATGCTATTTCAACAGCCCATAATTTGCTTTCGGCAGTTATAGATAATCATATTCAACAGGGCAACGAACTGCAAATTGATCCAAGACAAATCCTTTGGAAAAGAGTCATAGATATGAATGACAGAGCTTTAAGAAATATAGTAGTGGGCTTAGGGGGCAGGGCCCATGGAATGCCTAGGGAAGACGGATATATGATTACAGTGGCCTCAGAAGTCATGGCGATACTTTGTCTTTCCAAGGATTTAGAAGATTTAAAAGAAAGACTGGGGAAAATTATTGTAGCCTATAATTTTAATAAGGATCCAATAACCCCTAATGATTTGGGAGTAAATGGGGCAATGGCAGCCCTGCTTAAGGATGCCCTAAAGCCTAATTTAGTTCAAACTTTAGAAAACACCCCTGTTATTATGCATGGAGGTCCGTTTGCAAATATTGCCCATGGATGCAATAGCATTAGGGCAACTCAATTGGCCTTAAAACTTTCTGATATTGTAGTAACAGAAGCAGGTTTTGGAGCAGATTTAGGAGCAGAAAAGTTTTTGGACATTAAATGTCGTTTGGGGGGATTAAAACCAGATGCAGTGGTATTGGTAGCTACCATCAGGGCCTTAAAGTATAATGGGGGAATTGCCAAGGACCAACTAAGTATAGAAAATTTAGGGGCCCTTCAAAAAGGCTTTGTAAACCTTGAAAAACATATAGAAAACATAAATCAATATAAGACCCCTATTGTAGTGACCCTTAATGCCTTTTCTACAGATACGGATGAAGAGATTGCCTATGTTAAAGAAAAATGTGAAGCCATGGGATGTTCTTTTGCTATTTCTAAAGTATGGGAAAAAGGAGGGGAAGGTGGATTGGAACTGGCACATCAAGTCATCGATACCCTAGAAAACAAACCTTCAAATTTCCAAGTCCTATATGATGCCCATGATACTATAACAGAAAAAATAGAAACCATAGCAAAGAAAATATACGGGGCAAAGGGAGTTGTATTTACCCCTAAGGCAAGGGCAGATATGAAACAAATCGAGGATATGAATTTGGATAAGATGCCCATATGCATTGCCAAAACACAATACTCCCTATCGGATAACCCCGCCTTACTTGGACGGCCGAAAGATTTTGAAGTTACCGTTAGGGAATTGAAATTATCTGCTGGGGCTGGATTTATCGTTGCTTTAACCGGAGAAATCATGACAATGCCAGGGCTTCCTAAAAAACCAGCAGCAATGAATATAGATATTAATAGCAATGGACAAATTACAGGATTATTCTAGGAGGATTTTATGGATACGATTTTAATAGATGGGAAAAAAATAGCACAGGATATAAAAGATGAACTAAAAACGGAAGTCGAAGCCCTTAAACAAAGAGGAATAACCCCAGGATTAGCCGTTGTATTGGTTGGGGAAAATCCTGCCTCTAAGGTCTATGTAAACAATAAAAAAAAGGCCTGTGAATACATAGGAGTCCGTTCATTTTCCTATGAGCTTCCAAAAGAAACAACGGAAGAAGAGCTATTAAAACTTATAGATGTACTCAATCACACAAAAGAGGTAAACGGTATATTAGTTCAGCTTCCCCTGCCCCAACATATAGATGAAAATAAGGTTCTTTTATCCATTGACCCTAAAAAGGATGTAGATTGTTTCCATCCTATAAACGTAGGATTGATTACAATAGGGGAATTAGATGGATTTTTACCTTGCACCCCTGCAGGAATCATAGAATTAATCAAAAGAACCCAAATTGAAATTGAAGGAAAAAAATGTGTCATAGTAGGTAGGAGCAATATCGTTGGAAAGCCTGTGGCTTTGCTATTACTAAGCAATAATGGAACAGTAGAAATCTGTCACTCACGCACAAAGGATTTGGCTAAGGTATGTAAAAGTGCCGATATCCTCGTGGCAGCTATAGGCAAACCTAACTTTATCACCGCTGATATGGTTAAGGAAGGTGCCATACTCATAGATGTCGGGATTAACCGTTTAGAAAATGGCAAATTATGTGGTGATATAGATTTTGAAAACTGTAAACAAAAGGCAACAGCCATCACTCCAGTTCCCGGAGGAGTAGGGCCTATGACCATTGCTATGTTAATGAAAAATTGTGTAAAGGCAGCATTGTAGATTGTGTGAATAGCTAGGAAGGGGATTATTTTGTCAATTAGAATAGCATTTGTTTCCTTAGGTTGTGACAAAAATTTAGTAGACAGTGAAGTAATGCTTGCTCTATTACAAAAGGCGGGTTTTATTTTAATACCTGATGAAGATCAAGCAGAAGTACTAGTGGTTAATACCTGTTGTTTTATACAGGATGCCAAAGAAGAAAGCATTGAGAATATATTAGAAATGGCAGAGTATAAAAAACATGGCAATTGTAGGGCACTTATTGTAACCGGTTGTATGGCAGAGCGCTACAAGGAGGAAATACTATTAGAAATCCCCGAAGTAGATGCTGTAGTTGGAACCACAAGTTACGAAAATATTGTAGAAGTAGTGCAAGAGGTTATACAGGGGAAAAAGGTCCAAAGATTTAAGCCCATAGATGCCAAGCTTAATGAAGATAATGAAAGAATAATAAGTACAGGGGGGTACTTTGCATACCTTAAGATTGCAGAGGGCTGCAATAATAAATGTACATATTGTATTATTCCAAAGCTTAGGGGTTCTTATAGAAGCCGTTCCATAGAAAGTTTGCTTAAGGAAGCAAAAACCCTAGCCCATCAAGGGGTAAAAGAACTTATATTAGTTGCCCAAGACACCACTAGATATGGATGTGATTTATATGGGAAAAAAAGGCTTCCACAACTTTTGACCAAACTATGTGAAATTGAAGGACTGGAATGGATTCGACTTTTATACTGCTACCCCGAGGAAATAACCGATGAACTTATAGAAGTGATTGCAAGGGAAAAAAAGATATGTAAATACTTAGATATGCCAATACAACATGCCAATAACTCTGTTTTAAAAAGAATGGGAAGAAAAAGCAATAAGGAAGAACTAATTGAACTTATCAATAAAATGAGGAAAAAGATTCCAGAAATTTGTCTTAGAACAACTCTAATACTTGGATTTCCAGGGGAAACCAAGGAAGAGTACGATGATTTGGTGGACTTTGTAAATAGGGTGAAATTTGATCGTTTAGGTGTTTTTTCTTACTCAAAAGAAGAAGGTACCGCAGCTGCCAAAATGAGTGGACAGATTTCGAATAATGTTAAAGAGTCTAGAAAAAATAACATTATGCAAATACAAGAAAATATTTGTGCAGAAAAATCTAGGGCATTTATAGGAAAAACTTTAGATGTCATTATAGAAGGAAAGCTTCCTAAAGAGAATATATATTGTGGGAGAACCTATAGGGATTCTCCAGAAATAGATGGAATGGTATTTATTCAAACCGATAAAGAAATTTTATCCGGAGAGTTTATTAAAGTAATTGTAACCAAAGCCCAAGAATATGATTTAATAGGGGAGATAATTAATGAACCTAGCAAATAAAATAACCTTTTTAAGAATAGGTATGATTCCTATATTTTTAATCATACTTTTAACTGACTGGATTGGGGACCCCAAGAGAAGAATAATTGCACTCATTATATTTATCCTAGCATCTCTTACAGATATGCTAGATGGATATATTGCAAGATCTAGAAATCAAATTACGACCCTAGGTAAGTTCATGGATCCCTTAGCAGACAAACTTCTTGTGACCTCAGCATTAATAAGTCTAGTTGAATTAGGAGATTTGCCTGCATGGATTGTCACTATCATATTAAGCCGTGAATTTATTATCACGGGCTTTAGGATAGTGGCAGCTTCAGAGGGTATAGTCATTGCCGCTAGTTGGTGGGGCAAAATAAAAACTATATCCCAGATGCTTATGATAATCATCATCTTATTAAATATTCCTAGCCTATACTTATTAGAAATAATTTTAACCTGGTTGGCGGTTGCTTTTACAATCATATCTGGGGTGGACTATATAGTAAAAAACAAGCAAGTTTTTCGTAATTAAAAGGATTCAGTGAAATAAATGTCGAATTTATTTAATAAGAAACATTTTTAGTCTTGAATTTTACTGCGTATTACGAAGGGGGGACCATTATGAAGCTAACTTTTTTAGGAGCAGCTCAAACTGTCACCGGTTCTTGTTATTTGATGGAGGCAAACGGTAAAAATGTTTTGATTGATTGTGGAATGTTTCAAGGCCATGATAAAGAAGAAGATATAAACTTTGAACAATTTCCTTTTGCTCCAGGTTCAATTGACTATGTATTTTTAACCCATGCCCATATTGACCATAGTGGGAGAATACCTAAGCTTTGTAAGGATGGTTTTCATGGGGAGATAATATCTACCAAAGCCACCGCTGATTTATGTGCAATCATGCTTCCAGATAGCGGGTATATTCAAGAGTCAGAAGTAGAATGGAAAAACAGAAAAAGACAAAGGGCAGGTAAGCCACTTTTAGAGCCATTGTATACTTATCAGGATGCCATAGATTCTATTCAATATTTTACGCCGGTTAAATATCATGAAGAATTACATTTAGAGGGAAATATAACCATAAGGTTTTCTGATGCGGGGCATATTTTAGGTTCAGCTATTTTGGAAATATGGGTCCGAGAAGATGAAAACGAAACAAAAATAGTATGCACGGGGGACTTAGGGAATCAGGATATTCCTTTATTAAAAAATCCGGAGATTATTGAAAGTGCCGATTATTTGATTATAGAATCTACTTATGGAAATAGGCTTCATAAGGAACATGAAAACAAAGTAAGAAAGCTACTTAACATCATTGAGGATACTATCAAAAAAGGCGGTAATGTCATTATTCCCTCATTTGCCGTTGGACGTACCCAAGAAATCATTTACGAACTTCATAAATATAGAAAACTATATAAAGAGGATATGGAGTTTTTAACCCATGTTCCCGTATATGTGGATAGCCCCTTGGCAATTTCAGCGACAGAAGTATTTAGAAAGAATTTGGATTGTTATGATGAAGAGGCAAGGGCCTATGTTGAAAACGGGGATAATCCTTTAGATTTTCCCAATTTAAGTTTTTCAAGAACCCCGGAAGAATCAAAACTTCTTAATGAAAAAAAGGAACCGGTTATTATTATATCGGCCAGTGGAATGTGTGAAGCAGGCAGAATTAAGCATCATTTAAAACATAATCTTTGGAGGGAAAATAGTGCAATCTTATTTGTGGGGTATCAGGCACCGGGAACCTTAGGAAGAAGAATATTAGATGGGGTAAATAAGGTAAAGATATTAGGAGAGGATATCTCTATTAAAGCAAGGATAGAAAGTATAGATGGGTATTCAGGCCATGCAGATCAACAAGGGCTCATTAACTGGGTCGGTCGTTTTAAAAAAATGCCTAAAAAGGTGTTCATAACCCACGGGGAGCTAGAAGCTCAAAAAGTTTTTGCAAAACTACTTAAAACCCATTTTAACCTAGAGACGATTATCCCCGGACGAGGAGACAATTATGAATTAACGGCTACTCGCATTATCACCCATAAACCAGTTAAAAAGCTTAAAGATAATTTCATCCGCTTACAACTATTGGCTCAAATCGATATTCTCTCAGAAGAGATTTACTTCTTAACTAAGACTTTGAACCAAGAAATATTAAATGGCAAGGAAGATGCAGAAATACAAATCATTCAGGATAAAATAGAAGAAGTCCATCATTCTATTAAGAGAATTAATCAAATTCTACAAGGGTCATTATAAAAACAGCAGAGCATTCTGCTGTTTTTAATTTGTCATAAAATCTATAAAATGAGTTCCTAAATGAATTAATTTGGTTTTATTATTTTGTATTAGGTCATATTCTATATAAATGTATTTTTTATCCGAATCATAAGAGTCCATAAATACAGGGAGACCAATATTATCCGAGATTATCGGTAAAAACAGACCTGTTTTTTTGATATAGCAGGTGGAGCGTTTAGCAGGCTCTCGTTTTTCCCTAGGGATAATACTACCTAGGGATTTATGAACAGCTTCATCCTGCTCGGGTAAATAATAATATTCTTTGTAGTTGGGGAAAAAGTGATACAAAGTGCCCCTAAAAGTATGTACATTAAAATCAATCACGGGGCTCTTACTAGTTAAAGAACAGTGCCAGCCTTTATCTTTTATAATATGGGAGAGGGGGGAGGGTTTTAGAACCTTTAATGAAAATAAAAGTGCTTTGTTTTTTAAGTTTATGGAGACAATATCATTATAAAAAGAAACTGTGCTCAATTTTTTAATATATTCCATAATGTCATAGATTCTTAGGATTTTAAGCAATCCATAAATATCCTCTTCATTATGAGTAAGCAAATTGTTTAAAAGATTATCCTTAGGGCTATGGCAGTATCTCTTGTACTGGCTAATTAATTCTCTACCATCGTAAATATCTTTCCTATTTATATTTAGAAACCTTTCAATTGTTTTTAATCTACAATTATCTAAATTTAAGGTATTTTTATATGGCCGGATATATTTTAGGATGTCTATGGTTTTCATGTTTTTTAAGGGATTTGGGATTTTTGCGATACGAGCCTTTTTTTCTAGATAAGGGATATCAAATGTATCCCCATTAAAATGAATTATATGGCTAAATGAAGAAGCAAGCTTAAAAAAGCCATCGATGACATCATTTTCTTCATCGGGATTTTCAGCAAAAAACTGATTCAAAATCCAGTGATTGTTTTTGAAATAGGCACAGCCAATAAGAAATACCTTAGAGTGCTCAGCTGAAAAGCCAGTGGTTTCTATATCGAAAAAGAGAAGTTCTTTTTTATTATATTTTGAAAAAAATAATTACATGCATCATAAAATCGAAATTCTTTGACTAATTTATACATTTTAAGGCTCCTTATAAAATATATGTATATATAATACAAACGAATTTATAAATATGCAAGAATTTAATTTTGCCAAATGATAACAAAAGCAAAACTATCGAAAATTATTCTTGAAATTGCAAGAGTTTAGTTATATAATTTCATATATAAATTGATATAAAAATATAACAAATCATATTTTTGTAAAATTATAAGGAGGAAGATTATGAATACGACAAAAAAATTAATGACATTATTACTTGCAGGGAGTCTTATGGTTTCTTCCCTTGTAGGCTGTGGAAACCAAGGGGGTAAATCAGCGGATTCAGATGAAATAAAGATTGGAGGTATAGCACCTCTAACAGGGAACGTGGCTGTTTATGGAGTTGCAGCAGATAGAGGGGCAAAATTAGCAATAGAGGAAATTAATGCAGCAGGAGGTATCTTAAATAAGCAAATTAAATATATAGTTTATGACGATAAAGGAGATACCACAGAAGCAGTTAATGCTTATAAAAAGTTAACCAGTAATGATAAAGTAGATGCAATCTTTGGTGCGGTGACCAGTAAGCCAACTCTATCGGTAACACCATTGGCTGCAAAGGATAATATCCCAATGATTTCTCCTACAGCTACCGCTTTAGAGGTAACTGAAGCAGGACCTAATATTTTCCGTGCTTGTTTTATAGATCCATATCAAGGGGAAATTATGGCTAAGTTTGCAGTAGAGGATTTGAAGGCAGGAAAAGCAGCAGTTGTGTATAACACAGCAGATGACTATTCAGTAGGAGTTGCAGAAGCTTTTAAAGCTGCCTTTGAAGCAAATGGAGCAGAAATTGTAAGCTACGAAGGATATAATGGGGATGACAAAGATTTTAAGGCAGTTCTTACAAATGTAAAAGCTAAGGATCCGGAAGTATTATTTATTCCTGATTATTACAACACCGTAGGACTTATTGCACAACAGGCAAGGGAAGTAGGAATCAGCGCAGCTTTACTTGGCGCGGATGGTTGGGATGGAGTAATAGGAGTAAATGCCGAAGCAGTAGAAGGGGCATACTTTTGTAATCACTACTCAACCGATGATACAGCTTCACAGGTTCAAGATTTCTTGACAGCATACAAAGAAAAATATGATGAAGACCCTGTGAGTTTTGCGGCATTAGGTTATGATGCTATAAAAATTTTAGCAGCAGCTATAGAAAAGGCAGGGTCCACCGATAAAAAAGCAGTTGCAGAGGCTTTAAGCGAAACTAATATTACTTCTGTTACTGGAACAGTTACCTTTGACGAAAATAGAAACCCTGTTAAAGAAGTATCCATCATAAAGATAGAAGATGGTAAGAATAGATTATTTACAAAGATGAGCCTTTAATCACAAAGGGAGAAGAAATTCTCCCTTTCTCTACATTTTTAAAACATTTAACAAAAGGAGGGCAGAAGATGGAATTCTTAACTAAATTTTTACAACAACTCATCAACGGGATTCATATAGGAAGTATATATGCCCTGATTGCTTTGGGATATACTATGGTATATGGTATCGTTAAACTAATCAATTTTGCCCATGGGGATATCATTATGATGGGGGCATTTATTGCCTTTGTATCCATTACAGGATTTGGAATGCCTTTATGGGCAGTTCTTATTATTTCTGTTTTATTTTGCTTGGTATCTGGGATTTTGATTGAAAAGATTGCATATAAACCTCTTAGAGGCGCACCAAGGATATCTGCTCTTATTACAGCTATAGGGGTAAGTTTGTTTTTGGAAAATCTATTCTTTAAAATTTTTGGCGCAAACCCAAGACCTTTTCCAACATTATTTAATCCTGAACCTATTTTCATTGGTTCCCTTAGAATCAGTAGAATTACTGCTGTTACCATAGTTATATCCTTGGTTTTAATGGTGGTGTTGGACTTTTTTGTTAGAAAAACGAAAACAGGGAAGGCCATGAGAGCAGTTTCAGAGGACCAAGGGGCAGCACAATTAATGGGGATTAATGTAAACACTACTATCTCTATTACTTTTGCCATAGGTTCGGCCCTAGGAGCTATCGGAGGCATTCTATACAGTGCAGCATATCCATTAATCGAACCCTTTATGGGAATGATGCCAGGGCTTAAAGCCTTCGTTGCTGCTGTATTAGGAGGAATAGGAATTATCCCGGGGGCTATGCTTGGGGGTTTTATCATGGGAATTGCAGAAAGTTTTACAAAGGGATATATATCCAGTCAACTGGCGGATGCCGTGGTATTTGGAATCTTAATTATTGTATTAAGTATAAAACCTTCAGGGATATTTGGCAAAAATATTAAAGAGAAAGTGTAGGTGAGCAGAATGGGTAATAAGTGGAAATCCTATATCATTAATTTGTCCCTAATCATCTCTATTTACGTTATTTTAATTCTGCTCATGCAGGCAGGTATTGTTAATAGCTATTATGAAGGTATTCTAATAGGTATATGCATTAATATTGTTTTGGCAACCAGCTTAAACCTGGCTACGGGATATTTGGGACAGCTGGCTTTAGGACATGCAGGATTTATGGCAATTGGTGCCTATGCGGCGGCAATTACCACTTCTATGATGAATTTACCGGGTTTACTGCAACTTGTAGTATCTATTTTAATTGGAGGAATATTAGCAGGGATTTTCGGGATCCTTATAGGGATTCCGGCACTTCGTCTTAAAGGAGATTATCTTGCTATAATTACCCTAGGTTTTGGCGAAATCATCAGAGTTATTATATTAAATTTGAATATTACCGGTGGGGCAAGAGGGCTTAAGGGAATTTTGCCTCTTACTACTTTTAGCTCGGCTTTTTGGGTTGCTGTTTTGGTTGTAGCTATTATTTACACCTTGATTAATTCAAGACATGGTAGGGCAATTATCTCAATTCGTGAGGACGAAATTGCAGCTGAGGCCATGGGGGTTCCTACTACGTTTTATAAAATACTTGCATTTTCCATTGCTGCATTTTTCGCAGGAATTGGTGGGGGATTATTTGCCCACTTTAATAATGTATTAGGGGCAGAAAACTTTAAATTTATGTACTCAATCGAAATCCTTATTATTGTTGTATTAGGAGGAATGGGCAGCCTTACAGGGTCCATAGTAGCAGCTATTATCCTTACAGTATTACCTCAGTTATTACTGGATTTTGCCGATTGGCGTATGTTGATTTATTCAGTTTTGCTTATTATTATGATGATTTTTAAACCAGAAGGACTTTTGGGTAAAAGGGAGTTTTCTATTAGCCGGTTCCTGCAAAAAAGAAAAAATAATCTAAAAGTTACTCCTAACAGTAATGAAAGGAGTGAGTAATATGGCTTTACTAGAAACTAAAGACCTAGGGATTACCTTTGGCGGGTTAAGAGCTGTTGGAAATTTTAGCATTCATATAGAAGATAGGCAATTAATGGGACTTATTGGTCCAAATGGGGCAGGAAAAACAACTATTTTTAACCTATTAACAGGAGTGTATCATCCTACAGAGGGTGTTATCAATTTAAATGGTGAAAACATCGTAGGG harbors:
- the pgsA gene encoding CDP-diacylglycerol--glycerol-3-phosphate 3-phosphatidyltransferase, whose product is MNLANKITFLRIGMIPIFLIILLTDWIGDPKRRIIALIIFILASLTDMLDGYIARSRNQITTLGKFMDPLADKLLVTSALISLVELGDLPAWIVTIILSREFIITGFRIVAASEGIVIAASWWGKIKTISQMLMIIIILLNIPSLYLLEIILTWLAVAFTIISGVDYIVKNKQVFRN
- a CDS encoding MBL fold metallo-hydrolase; translation: MKLTFLGAAQTVTGSCYLMEANGKNVLIDCGMFQGHDKEEDINFEQFPFAPGSIDYVFLTHAHIDHSGRIPKLCKDGFHGEIISTKATADLCAIMLPDSGYIQESEVEWKNRKRQRAGKPLLEPLYTYQDAIDSIQYFTPVKYHEELHLEGNITIRFSDAGHILGSAILEIWVREDENETKIVCTGDLGNQDIPLLKNPEIIESADYLIIESTYGNRLHKEHENKVRKLLNIIEDTIKKGGNVIIPSFAVGRTQEIIYELHKYRKLYKEDMEFLTHVPVYVDSPLAISATEVFRKNLDCYDEEARAYVENGDNPLDFPNLSFSRTPEESKLLNEKKEPVIIISASGMCEAGRIKHHLKHNLWRENSAILFVGYQAPGTLGRRILDGVNKVKILGEDISIKARIESIDGYSGHADQQGLINWVGRFKKMPKKVFITHGELEAQKVFAKLLKTHFNLETIIPGRGDNYELTATRIITHKPVKKLKDNFIRLQLLAQIDILSEEIYFLTKTLNQEILNGKEDAEIQIIQDKIEEVHHSIKRINQILQGSL
- a CDS encoding ribonuclease H-like domain-containing protein, producing the protein METTGFSAEHSKVFLIGCAYFKNNHWILNQFFAENPDEENDVIDGFFKLASSFSHIIHFNGDTFDIPYLEKKARIAKIPNPLKNMKTIDILKYIRPYKNTLNLDNCRLKTIERFLNINRKDIYDGRELISQYKRYCHSPKDNLLNNLLTHNEEDIYGLLKILRIYDIMEYIKKLSTVSFYNDIVSINLKNKALLFSLKVLKPSPLSHIIKDKGWHCSLTSKSPVIDFNVHTFRGTLYHFFPNYKEYYYLPEQDEAVHKSLGSIIPREKREPAKRSTCYIKKTGLFLPIISDNIGLPVFMDSYDSDKKYIYIEYDLIQNNKTKLIHLGTHFIDFMTN
- a CDS encoding ABC transporter substrate-binding protein yields the protein MNTTKKLMTLLLAGSLMVSSLVGCGNQGGKSADSDEIKIGGIAPLTGNVAVYGVAADRGAKLAIEEINAAGGILNKQIKYIVYDDKGDTTEAVNAYKKLTSNDKVDAIFGAVTSKPTLSVTPLAAKDNIPMISPTATALEVTEAGPNIFRACFIDPYQGEIMAKFAVEDLKAGKAAVVYNTADDYSVGVAEAFKAAFEANGAEIVSYEGYNGDDKDFKAVLTNVKAKDPEVLFIPDYYNTVGLIAQQAREVGISAALLGADGWDGVIGVNAEAVEGAYFCNHYSTDDTASQVQDFLTAYKEKYDEDPVSFAALGYDAIKILAAAIEKAGSTDKKAVAEALSETNITSVTGTVTFDENRNPVKEVSIIKIEDGKNRLFTKMSL
- a CDS encoding branched-chain amino acid ABC transporter permease, which gives rise to MEFLTKFLQQLINGIHIGSIYALIALGYTMVYGIVKLINFAHGDIIMMGAFIAFVSITGFGMPLWAVLIISVLFCLVSGILIEKIAYKPLRGAPRISALITAIGVSLFLENLFFKIFGANPRPFPTLFNPEPIFIGSLRISRITAVTIVISLVLMVVLDFFVRKTKTGKAMRAVSEDQGAAQLMGINVNTTISITFAIGSALGAIGGILYSAAYPLIEPFMGMMPGLKAFVAAVLGGIGIIPGAMLGGFIMGIAESFTKGYISSQLADAVVFGILIIVLSIKPSGIFGKNIKEKV